Part of the Corynebacterium canis genome is shown below.
GGCAGGCGCATGACAATTTTCAATGAACTCAGGGGCAAGCTGGGGATACTGATTGGGTTATCGCTGGTTGTGGCCGTTCTGACCGTGGTCCCTTTGGTGGCCATGCTCTGGCTGGCGGGGGATCCCAGTCGCCGTAATACTGCGGTGATTATCCTGTTGGCGGCGGTAATTCTTCGCCATTTCCTGCACGGTGCGACCGGATTGTATTCGCATCGCGTGGATAACGATTTTCAGTTGAGTATTCGGCGGAAAATGGTGCGTCATTTGCGCAATGTGCCGCTTGGCTGGATCGAACATCGACAAAGCCAGGGCATAGTCGCGCTGGTGCAGCGGAGCGTTTCCAGCGTGCATCACCTGATCGGGCATGCCCTGCACGATACTGTGCAAGCTCTGGTGGTTCCGCTGCTGTCCTTGGGCTTTCTGTTTGCTATGAGTCCACGCATGGCTGGGATAGCCTTGGTGCCGATCTTGGGTGTGGGAATCACCATGTCGATCATGCTTTCGGTGGGCAAGCAGCGGCAGCAGCGTCACGATGACACTTTGACCGAATTCACTGGCGCGGTGGTGGAACGCGCCCACGGAGCGGCGTCGTTTGCGCTTTACGACGAAGACGAAGCCGCCGCAGGAAGGCTGAAACGCGCTGGTGGAGAGTATATTGACGCTTGGAATTCCTGGTCCAAGCAATCCTCTTGGTACCTGAGCCTTATCGATCTATTTGTGGCACCGATCACGATTATGTTGCTGATGGTCTCGGCGGCAGATCTTGAATCGGGGTTGGTGCAACTCACCGCCGGCCTCGTGCTTGGCTTGGGCATTGCGGCACCGTTGCTGAATTTTGCGGCGAGTTCGCAAGCGTTATCGAGTGGCATCGCGGCGGCGAAAGAGATCGAAGAAGTCCTTGCCGTCGAACCTTTGCCCGTGCCCGAATCGCCCGCCACGCTGCCGCAAAGCGCATCGGGCAGGGTGGAATTCAAACAGGTGACCTTTTCCTACCCGACCGCCCCCGATGGCGATCCAGCGATAGCCGACTTTTCGTTGGTGTTGGAACCGGGCACCACAACCGCTCTGGTGGGGGCGTCCGGGAGCGGCAAAACGACGCTGGTCCGGCTGCTTGCGCGGTTTCACGACGTCGATAAGGGCGGCGTATTTATCGACGGCGTGGACGTACGCGAGCTGGGTATGCGCGACGTGTATCAAAACTTGGCAATCGTGTTTCAAGAGCCGCAATTGCTTTCCGTTTCTATTAGGGACAATCTGCGTCTCGGTGCGCGGGGCGAACCCAGCGACGAACAATTGTTTGAAGCCGCGGAAAAGGCATGCATTGCGGATTACATTCGCGGACTAGAACATGGGCTCGAAAGCGTGATCGGTGTGGACGCCAACCCCAGCGGTGGACAGGCGCAGCGTCTCAGTATTGCGCGGGCATTCCTGCAGCAGCCGCGGGTAATCATCCTCGATGAAGCGACGGCGTTCACCGACCCAGAATCGCAAGCCGAATTGCAGCAAGCGTTGAGCAATTTTGCCAAGGGGCGGACCTGCATTGTTATTGCGCACCGCCTCCGCACGATCGCCGGAGCTGATCAAATAGCTGTTCTAGAAGCCGGTAGGCTCGCCGAGATCGGCACACACGATGACCTGCTGCACGCAGGCGGAATCTACACGGACCTGTGGGAGAAACTGGCATGATACGGGCACTCTTTCGATTACTGGAAAGCCTTGGTGATGCGGGCAAGACCGCACGAGGCAATGTGGTTGCGCTGTTTATCACTGCGGCGCTCGGAGCCGTGTGCGAAGGGTTGGCGTTTATCGCGCTGATTCCGTTGTTCACGCGGGTGCGTGCCGGGGAAGACGTCGGCCAGCTCATGATCCTTTTGCTGTGCTTGCTTGGCGGGTTCATCGTGTTTCACACCGCCTCCGGGCAAATCGGTCGTCGAGCCAGCACAGGGATCCTCGCCTCATTGATTCGTATATTCGAAGGTAGGCTGCGCACATTGCCGGTGGGGTACTTTGGGCCCACCACAACGGGTCGCTTTATTGAGCTCGCGGGGTCTGGAATCAGTTTTTCCGGTGCGGTGGCCTCGACCGTGATTCGGCCGGTAGTTGGAGCAATTGTGACACCCCTGGTACTGGTGTGCGGATTGCTGTACTTTATGCCGCTGGTTGCCGTGGTGTGTATCTGCGGTCTGCCAGTCCTGTACTGGGCATATCGAGCGGTGGCCCGCGCAGGGAATGTGTCTTCGAAAGAATTCGAGGCTGCCAGTGCCACAACCTCGACTCGTTTGACAGAGTTTGTGCGCGCGCAAGCCGCTATCCGAGCCGCCGAAGTACGCGAATCCGGAGACGGATCTATCGCCGACGAAGTAATGGATGACGCGCTACGCGCCCAGCACCAGGCGTTTGGCAATGCAACGGTAACCCAAGGCACAGCGATCGGCAGGATGACTACCCTTGCCCAAGCCGTCATGGTAGCTGGCGTGATCGCTGCGGCGGTTACCGATGTGCAATCGGCGCAATTCTTGGCGCTAGCGGTGGTTTTGACTCGTATTATCGATCCGATCATTGGTGCGGGAACGCTTCAAGGCGGATTTGGGCAAGCCGCCTCTACGCTAGAACAACTCGAGGAATTAGCGGCAGTACCAGCGCTCGCTGAGCCCGAAGACGGCTCGGTGGCAGATATTGCGCGCGGCGCCGACGGCAGCACCATAGCGTTGCAGCACGTGGATTTCGGATATGGGGAGAAACAGATACTCCACGATATTTCATTTACCGCGGAACCTAGCACGGTGACCGCTATCGTCGGCCCTTCTGGGTGCGGGAAAACCACGGTGTTAAAGCTTCTGGCACGTTTCGTTGATCCTTGGGACGGCGAGGTTACCTTAAACGGTGTGCCGTACCCGCGCTGCGGAAGCGGTGAAGTGCGTAAACACATCGGTGCGGTATTCCAAGACACCTATCTGCCGGGGGCGAAGCTCGCCGATGCGCTGCGAATCGCTGACCCGCAAGCCAGCGAGGCCGAATGCCGAACCGCACTGCATCAAGCAATGCTTGGCGACGAGTTGAGGTTGGAACAAAACATCGGAGAGGGTGGGTCGGCGCTATCCGGAGGCGAACGGCAACGCGTGTGCATAGCCCGTGCCCTCCTCGCCGACCGGCCGGTTATCCTATTCGATGAGCCCACCGCATCGCTGGATTCTTACGCGGAACGCGGGGTGATGAACCTCATTGCGGATCTCCGCGCCGGCGGAAAAACCATCATCATGGTGGCGAACAAGCTATCTACCGTGGTGGAGGCCGACCAGATTGTAGTGCTCGATGGGGATGGGCGAATCGCCGACTGCGGTAGGCACGACGAACTGATGGTGCGTTGTCAGAGTTACTGTCGCGGCGTTGAAAAAGAACAACAAACAAGTAATTGGAGGCTGGTATAAGAACCAGTTAGGGGTGTGCCAAAACACTATGAAGAAAATAGCAGCAACGCTCATGGCAATGAGCACAATGGTCCTAGGATGTGCGTACAATGCACCGCCAGTTCAGGCCGATGAACAGCAGCAATGCCCACGGATTGAGATTGTCGCCGCGCGCGGTACCTCGGAAATTGGCATTGGGCCCCAGCAATATGGCTCGGCAGCAAGCAATGGTTTTGAGGGCAAGGTATTGAGCAGGCTTTTACATTTTATAGAGCAACGATATGGGCCGGAGATTTTTGATGGAGTAGCGATAACGGGGATCGATGATACCGTATATCGTGCCGAACCAATAGTGCCCGATACGGTGGGTGAACCTGGGCCGCCAAATGCGCGAAAAGAAGCTGCTTGGGAGCTTATCCAAAAGTACGGCCCCATACGAACAATCGTCGAGCCGATCGCACGTTTCATGCGCTCTGCCTTTGATGGAGCAGCGGCGGTTCCGGCTGCAATGGAAATGAAGGCGCAAGATACGGGGTGCCGTGCTCAAACAATTGTTCTTGGGTATTCCCAAGGAGCGATTGTGTTGCAGCCTTATGAGTTGCAATTAGCCCGTGAAGGAAGGCTCGTTGGGACGCTTATGATTGGTGACCCACAATTGAAAACCGGGCAGGTAAATTTTGGGCAGCCGGAACATAATGGCGGATTATTTGCGGGTTCGTCGTCGGAACCGCAACAACTCGTGCCAAGATTCGAATACTGCAAGCGCAACGACTTCATTTGCGATACTTCGCTCGATGTTGCCGATGGGCTGGATGTTCATCAATCCTACTTTGATCCGCAAATGATGCGGGATGCTGATGAGGAGGCAGTTGCGGAACTGTTGGCGCAGTGGGTGAGGGAGGGGAAACGATAGGTAAGGTCAATGTCGCTGTGTCCTTATCTTATGGTTGTGCAGGAACACCGTCGTCCCTGAGCCCAGAGAATTCTGGCCCGCAAATCACCGCATCACTCGGTGCGTTGGTGAGGATCTGCCTGGTTTTCTGCCGTTGCAGATGTGCCTGAGGCAGATGTAACACGGCGGTTTGGTGTTCCTGCAGAAACACCACCGTGCGACGACCGGCGTGTCGAATCTGCCTGACCGGGGTTTGTGGGCCGATTCCGGCTCTCAACTCGCCACACCACTAGGTGTGGTGGTGAGTATCTGCCTGCTGCGTGTGCCGTGGCAGATCTGCCTGAGGCAGATACGACGCGGGCTGTGTTTCCCCAAGCAAACTCGGCACAAAAATCAGGCAGATCCCGCGCAGGCCAGGCAGATATGACGTGGCCAAGGAGAGGGGCGTGTGCGCTGCGGGGTGGCAGGGCGAGCGCGATGCGAAAAATAGGTTGGGAGTGCGCACCGAGTTCCGCGCTCAGGCAGATTCGACATGCCAGCCATCCAATGGTGGTATTTCCGCAGGACGCCGATCCTGCCCTGTTAGATCTGCTTGAGGCAGATTTGGCGGGGTCAATGGTTCGGGAAAGTTCGAAGCTTTATGTGCGGGAGGGCATGCAGGCCACGTCTGTCGATAGGTTGCGCACATCCCATTGACCTAGGCGAAAAGCCACTCGCAGTACGCCTATTCCTCGGTTTCGGCGCCCGTGCCGGAAACCGCGTCGGTGTTGGGGCGAATGCGATATGTACACGCAATCGACATGTCTGCGAAATATGTCGATTTCCGGAGAAGAAATCGACATATCGAACCATTTGTGCTGGTCATCTGGGCCAACGATTGTCTGGAAGTGTTTTCGGAAAGCGTGATTCCGGTGGTTGGAAAGTGAGGTTCGTGGGGCGTAGTTTTCGGGGCGGCGGGGGTGGTTTTCTAGATGTTGACGGGCGGCTCAGTGTGTACGAGTCGTCCGCGTTTCTAGGAAAAGGGGGTTCGTTGCGGTGGCAACGGATTACCGCGCGATTATGCTCGCGCTTTTACGTGATCAAACCTACGCCGCGATCTCTGCGCGGCTGCGGTGTTCTTCAAAGACGATTCGTCAGGTTCGTTCGGTCTTAGATGTCCACGGCTTCGGCGTCGATGATGTAGTCGGCTTGTCCGATGCGCAGTTGGCGGTGCTGTTTCCTGATAAACGCCGCGATCGGGATGAGTCCTTGGCGGCGATCGATATTCCGGCGTTGGTCAGGCGTATGCGGGAATTCACAAACACGCATCGGGGCAAGAAGTTCCGCATCAAGGTCGAACATGAACGCTACGTCCGCCAATGTCAGCAAGAGGGGGCGAGGCCGTATTCTTACTCCCAGTACGCGAGCCAGGTTTCTGAGTTCATCCGTGTCAACGAGCTGAAGTGGCCTTTGGAACATGCTCCCGGCCAAAAAATGTTTGTCGACTGGTCCGGCGACAAGATGTGGGTCGGGCGGCCTGGGGATGCCGACAGTTTCCAAGTCTCCGTTTTTGTGGCGACGCTGCCACATTCCGGGTATGTTTTCGCCAAGTGCTATCCGAATGAACGCACCGCCTCTTGGCTGGAGGCTCACGTGGATGCGTGTAGGTTCTTCGGCGGGGTCCCAGAGCTTTTTGTCCCAGATAACGCATCAACCGCTTCATTTCGCCCGCGCCGCGATGATCCAGCGCGGGAAGTGGCCTCAGACTATTTACGTCTTGGAAACTACTATGGGGTCGGGATTTTGCCGACAGCGCCAGCAGAGCCTACTCATAAAGGGCATGTGGAACGCCACGTCGATATTATCCAGCAATGGGTCGGCCAGTACCTCGACGCGTATGTCTTCGACACATTAGAAGACCTCAATGATGCTGTTGCAGCCCAGGTGACTTGGCTTAATCACGACAAGACACCCTACCGCGGGATGAACGGAAACACGCGTTTCCAAGAATTCGTTGACTATGAGCAACAGTTCCTCAAGCCTCTCCCCAGCGTCGAGTTCGAACCGATGGAGTGGCGATGGGCAACCCCGCGCCCTGATTGCCACATCCAGGTCGATAAGCGCCGATATTCGGTGCCGTATCAGTATGTCGGAACCAAGCTCAAGGTCGGACTCGGCCAGCACAGCGTCAATGTGTACTCCCACGATGGTACCGAGCTCATTGTTTCTCATACCCGCAGCTATGCCAGGCCAGGCAGCTACGTCAGCCTGGAAGAACACCGACCACCGCAGACCAAGGTCTACGGAAACCTCTGGACACGCAGCCGCTATGTCACCTGGTCACAGCACGTAGGCCCTGCCTGCACGCGGGCTATCGCTATTGTGCTGAATCGGCCCAAAATTGAGCAACAAGCATTCTTCACGTGTGAAAACATCCTGAAGCTGGCCAACCGGTACTCGAAGGTTGAACTGGAGCAAGCCTGCAAATTCATCCTTGATAGCAGGCAATACGTTGGCTACTCCAACATCAAAAATGCCATCACATCGCATGCAGCAGAGCGCGCAGACAAAGCACGCACTGACACCTCACCGAACCACCCCAACGCGTCCTGCAGTCAAGACGACGATGACGTAATCGTTATTGACTTCGATCAGGCACGCCTGCGAGGCCTCGCAGCGTTCGACATCCCCACCGACACCATCGACGAGGAGGCATAATGACCACTCTTCCCAACGACACTTCCCCAGTAATGGACGATGAAGAAATGATGCGCCTGTTCAAAAAGTTCCACATCGTCACCGCAGGAACCAGGGCGTTAGAAATCATCGGCGATCCCAACTACGACACCTACTCGTTCCGTGACGTCCTCGTCGAAATGCTACGTGCCCAGGAAGAAGGCTATATCCAGCGCACCAGCCACAAACGGCTCAAAGCAGCAGGACTTCCCGATCCAGGCGCAACAATGCAAGCACTAATGAACAACCCGCCGGGAGAAATCACCCCGCAACGGCTCGCCAGGATCAAAGACACCGAATGGATAGCAGGACCAAGCCCACTGAAACCTCGTCATCATCGGCCCCACCGGAAGCGGGAAAAGCTTCCTCATCCAAGCATTGGCTCACAATGCATGCATGCAGCTGCTGAGCGTGAAGTATTGGCGCCTAGCCGAGCTTGCCTCAAGACTCGATGAAGTTCGCCAGGACATCGCTGCCACGAATGACCTGGTAAAGAAAATAACCAAGTACCACCTTGTTATCTTCGATGACTTCTTTACGACAGAAATCTCGCCCCACGCAACACGTGTGCTCCTCGAAATCATGGAAGCACGCACCGGCCAAGCCACCGCCATTGTCTCACAGACCGGCGCCAGTGACTGGGGCAAATTCATCCCCAATCAAGTCACCGCCGAGTCCCTCATCAACCGAATCATGCACCCATCAATGACTATCGCGTTAAAAGGAGAAACCAACCTCCGCGAAACGTATAAACCTCGCGAAATCCTCTAGCACAACCTACGTCCCCACGCAACCAATACCGTGGGGACCACCCCCGTACAAACGCTTTCCGAACGCCAGAACCTCACTTTCCAATCACCAGAAAGCCACTTTCCAATCGCCGCGCTGCGCAAACGATTAGGGTTGCATGAGGACATCAAGCGCACGATGATTGATGAATACTTTCTGGCGGCCTCGCTTGATTTCTTTCAAAACACCGAGATCAACGAGGCTGTGAAGCCAATGCGCAGCCGCTTGACGCTTCGCCAAACCGGCGTCCTCGATGTTCTTTATCGTGATGTAGGGGTGCGTAAAGAGTAGTGCGGCTAGGTCGTTTGTTGGTCCTATATTGGCCTCTTCGCGGAGCTTGGTTGACGTGCTTTCCTGTAAGGTCCATAGTTTTTCAATCATTGTTGACGCTGCCCGAGCGGACTCTTCTACGCCTTTGACAATGAAAATGATCCATTCTTCCCAACTGTTTTCGGTGGTAACAGCACGAAGCAGGCGGTAATAGTCGCTCTTGTTTTTAACGATGTAACCGGAAAGGCATAAGACTGGCAGGCGCAGCAGTCGTTCTTGTATCAAGAGCAAAATATTAAGAATTCTACCGGTTCTGCCATTGCCATCGTAGAAAGGATGAATCGCTTCAAATTGGTAATGAAGTAGTGCCAGCAGTACAAGCGAATCTAGATCATGATCGCTGTAGATGAATCGTTCCCAGCGGCTCAAGTGCTGTTCGACGATTTCTTTGCCCTCGGGCGGAGTGTAGTATTTGACGTTTCTTACAGGATCACCGATAAAAGTTCCAGCTGTTGAACGTATCTTAGCCGGGGAATTTTGAAGAACGGTGCACACTTCCTCTGCTGTACGTACTGATAGCGGGCGCGTTTGTAGCGATTGAACCCCAATGTGTAGTGCAGTGTTGTAACGAAGTGCCGCTTTTGTGGCTGAGGTAGGTTCATCATCTACAGCGAAGGCGGCGCGAAAGAGTTCATCGTTAGTGGTTGCGATATTTTCGATTTCGCTGGATGCTTGGGCTTCCCTTAGTGGAATTGTTGAGGTAATTATTTCAGGGTTTGGGATAAGCCGACAAGCGGAGTCCAATGCGCCGAGTTCTTTATTTGCTGCGATGACAGCTTTAAGTACCGCTCGTGTTTCCACCGTAGTGTTCGGAGGCAGCGGCGGTAAATCGTTATAGGGGACGCCAGGGTTGAATGATAGCTGTGCGTTCATAGCTGAAGAAT
Proteins encoded:
- a CDS encoding Fic family protein codes for the protein MNAQLSFNPGVPYNDLPPLPPNTTVETRAVLKAVIAANKELGALDSACRLIPNPEIITSTIPLREAQASSEIENIATTNDELFRAAFAVDDEPTSATKAALRYNTALHIGVQSLQTRPLSVRTAEEVCTVLQNSPAKIRSTAGTFIGDPVRNVKYYTPPEGKEIVEQHLSRWERFIYSDHDLDSLVLLALLHYQFEAIHPFYDGNGRTGRILNILLLIQERLLRLPVLCLSGYIVKNKSDYYRLLRAVTTENSWEEWIIFIVKGVEESARAASTMIEKLWTLQESTSTKLREEANIGPTNDLAALLFTHPYITIKNIEDAGLAKRQAAAHWLHSLVDLGVLKEIKRGRQKVFINHRALDVLMQP
- a CDS encoding ATP-binding protein; protein product: MAHNACMQLLSVKYWRLAELASRLDEVRQDIAATNDLVKKITKYHLVIFDDFFTTEISPHATRVLLEIMEARTGQATAIVSQTGASDWGKFIPNQVTAESLINRIMHPSMTIALKGETNLRETYKPREIL
- the istA gene encoding IS21 family transposase, which codes for MATDYRAIMLALLRDQTYAAISARLRCSSKTIRQVRSVLDVHGFGVDDVVGLSDAQLAVLFPDKRRDRDESLAAIDIPALVRRMREFTNTHRGKKFRIKVEHERYVRQCQQEGARPYSYSQYASQVSEFIRVNELKWPLEHAPGQKMFVDWSGDKMWVGRPGDADSFQVSVFVATLPHSGYVFAKCYPNERTASWLEAHVDACRFFGGVPELFVPDNASTASFRPRRDDPAREVASDYLRLGNYYGVGILPTAPAEPTHKGHVERHVDIIQQWVGQYLDAYVFDTLEDLNDAVAAQVTWLNHDKTPYRGMNGNTRFQEFVDYEQQFLKPLPSVEFEPMEWRWATPRPDCHIQVDKRRYSVPYQYVGTKLKVGLGQHSVNVYSHDGTELIVSHTRSYARPGSYVSLEEHRPPQTKVYGNLWTRSRYVTWSQHVGPACTRAIAIVLNRPKIEQQAFFTCENILKLANRYSKVELEQACKFILDSRQYVGYSNIKNAITSHAAERADKARTDTSPNHPNASCSQDDDDVIVIDFDQARLRGLAAFDIPTDTIDEEA
- a CDS encoding ABC transporter ATP-binding protein, with the translated sequence MTIFNELRGKLGILIGLSLVVAVLTVVPLVAMLWLAGDPSRRNTAVIILLAAVILRHFLHGATGLYSHRVDNDFQLSIRRKMVRHLRNVPLGWIEHRQSQGIVALVQRSVSSVHHLIGHALHDTVQALVVPLLSLGFLFAMSPRMAGIALVPILGVGITMSIMLSVGKQRQQRHDDTLTEFTGAVVERAHGAASFALYDEDEAAAGRLKRAGGEYIDAWNSWSKQSSWYLSLIDLFVAPITIMLLMVSAADLESGLVQLTAGLVLGLGIAAPLLNFAASSQALSSGIAAAKEIEEVLAVEPLPVPESPATLPQSASGRVEFKQVTFSYPTAPDGDPAIADFSLVLEPGTTTALVGASGSGKTTLVRLLARFHDVDKGGVFIDGVDVRELGMRDVYQNLAIVFQEPQLLSVSIRDNLRLGARGEPSDEQLFEAAEKACIADYIRGLEHGLESVIGVDANPSGGQAQRLSIARAFLQQPRVIILDEATAFTDPESQAELQQALSNFAKGRTCIVIAHRLRTIAGADQIAVLEAGRLAEIGTHDDLLHAGGIYTDLWEKLA
- a CDS encoding cutinase family protein codes for the protein MKKNNKQVIGGWYKNQLGVCQNTMKKIAATLMAMSTMVLGCAYNAPPVQADEQQQCPRIEIVAARGTSEIGIGPQQYGSAASNGFEGKVLSRLLHFIEQRYGPEIFDGVAITGIDDTVYRAEPIVPDTVGEPGPPNARKEAAWELIQKYGPIRTIVEPIARFMRSAFDGAAAVPAAMEMKAQDTGCRAQTIVLGYSQGAIVLQPYELQLAREGRLVGTLMIGDPQLKTGQVNFGQPEHNGGLFAGSSSEPQQLVPRFEYCKRNDFICDTSLDVADGLDVHQSYFDPQMMRDADEEAVAELLAQWVREGKR
- a CDS encoding ABC transporter ATP-binding protein; the encoded protein is MIRALFRLLESLGDAGKTARGNVVALFITAALGAVCEGLAFIALIPLFTRVRAGEDVGQLMILLLCLLGGFIVFHTASGQIGRRASTGILASLIRIFEGRLRTLPVGYFGPTTTGRFIELAGSGISFSGAVASTVIRPVVGAIVTPLVLVCGLLYFMPLVAVVCICGLPVLYWAYRAVARAGNVSSKEFEAASATTSTRLTEFVRAQAAIRAAEVRESGDGSIADEVMDDALRAQHQAFGNATVTQGTAIGRMTTLAQAVMVAGVIAAAVTDVQSAQFLALAVVLTRIIDPIIGAGTLQGGFGQAASTLEQLEELAAVPALAEPEDGSVADIARGADGSTIALQHVDFGYGEKQILHDISFTAEPSTVTAIVGPSGCGKTTVLKLLARFVDPWDGEVTLNGVPYPRCGSGEVRKHIGAVFQDTYLPGAKLADALRIADPQASEAECRTALHQAMLGDELRLEQNIGEGGSALSGGERQRVCIARALLADRPVILFDEPTASLDSYAERGVMNLIADLRAGGKTIIMVANKLSTVVEADQIVVLDGDGRIADCGRHDELMVRCQSYCRGVEKEQQTSNWRLV